A single region of the Syngnathus acus chromosome 6, fSynAcu1.2, whole genome shotgun sequence genome encodes:
- the LOC119124436 gene encoding ras association domain-containing protein 10-like — MDPEEGKVSVWVCREEKLVSGLTKRTTCTDVVQVLLEDQNLRQGASAGMLSGPPQSYCVVEKWRGFERILPNKTKILRLWSAWGDEQENVRFVLVRNDASLPNNGPRSAEARVVQRRENWGPGGVIRAPARICWPAATTNLSQERQRRIVRKAFRKLDKMNKKKEQALGKDKSSVEKMETLVHLVLSQDHTIRQQVQRLKELDKEIESYESKVHFERMKRHGVNYVQDTYLEDSSGFPEDPTHKIAPEALAQFEKYVWRCEEVVRLQEELVEREALMESITAEIQEELNRRWMKRRQEERGEDENMLEMCLSVPPVPECVSGDEMALEEERIKTQLNTSLYIGLRLKTDLDGIRGDLDLSLALWESKETELLDLLAKVETMDLEQEDTKPDEDDDIDADADDTKADEDEGAVVPGEKSGIWVEQARGVSKSCNINDEDSDTGLSSMHSQDSDNPPVCESLV; from the coding sequence ATGGACCCAGAAGAAGGTAAAGTCTCTGTGTGGGTCTGCCGGGAAGAGAAGCTGGTCTCCGGGTTGACTAAGAGGACCACATGCACCGATGTGGTGCAAGTTCTGCTGGAGGACCAGAACCTCCGGCAAGGTGCCTCAGCTGGGATGCTGTCCGGACCCCCTCAGTCCTATTGTGTGGTGGAGAAATGGAGGGGCTTTGAGCGGATTTTACCCAACAAGACCAAAATTCTCCGTCTATGGAGCGCCTGGGGGGACGAGCAGGAGAACGTCCGCTTTGTCCTGGTCAGGAATGACGCGTCACTTCCTAACAATGGGCCCCGGAGTGCTGAGGCTCGGGTGGTCCAACGTCGGGAGAATTGGGGTCCTGGCGGGGTGATCAGGGCCCCCGCTAGGATCTGCTGGCCCGCTGCAACTACCAACTTGTCCCAGGAGAGGCAGAGGCGCATTGTAAGAAAAGCCTTCAGAAAGTTGGATAAGatgaacaaaaagaaagagcaaGCGCTTGGTAAAGATAAGAGCTCTGTGGAGAAGATGGAAACTTTAGTCCACTTGGTCCTCTCGCAGGATCACACCATTCGCCAGCAGGTCCAGAGACTCAAGGAGTTGGATAAGGAGATTGAGAGCTATGAGTCCAAGGTGCACTTTGAACGCATGAAGCGACACGGGGTCAACTATGTGCAGGACACCTACTTGGAGGACTCCTCTGGATTCCCGGAGGACCCTACTCACAAAATCGCTCCGGAAGCTCTGGCCCAGTTCGAAAAGTATGTGTGGCGTTGCGAGGAGGTTGTGCGGCTGCAGGAGGAGCTGGTGGAGCGAGAGGCGCTCATGGAGAGCATCACCGCAGAGATCCAGGAGGAGCTCAACCGCAGGTGGATGAAGAGACGGCAGGAGGAGAGGGGAGAAGATGAAAATATGTTGGAAATGTGCTTGTCTGTTCCTCCAGTGCCGGAGTGTGTGTCTGGAGATGAGATGGCgttggaggaggagaggatcAAAACACAGCTGAACACCAGCCTCTACATAGGCCTGAGACTTAAGACAGACCTGGATGGCATTAGGGGGGACTTGGACCTAAGTCTTGCACTCTGGGAGAGCAAGGAGACTGAACTGCTGGACCTACTGGCCAAAGTGGAGACTATGGACCTAGAACAGGAGGACACCAAACcggatgaagatgatgatatTGATGCTGATGCTGATGATACAAAGGCAGATGAAGATGAGGGTGCAGTGGTGCCAGGGGAGAAGAGTGGCATTTGGGTGGAGCAGGCCCGAGGTGTGTCAAAGTCTTGCAACATCAACGACGAGGACTCGGACACAGGCCTGAGCTCCATGCATAGTCAGGACTCTGAcaaccctcctgtgtgtgagTCTTTGGTCTAA